A genome region from Nicotiana tabacum cultivar K326 chromosome 13, ASM71507v2, whole genome shotgun sequence includes the following:
- the LOC142168430 gene encoding uncharacterized protein LOC142168430 — translation MATDIRDFINKYDVCQRHKYYVAASPGLLQPLPVPDGVWTDICLDFIEGLPRSHGKDVILVVLDKLSNPYEILYGQKPPLHLLYLAGEVVLEMVDRSLAAREAIIHLLKFHLLRAQQVFVATRPFNKLDVKYYGPYPIISKIETIAYKLLIPADVLIHPTFHVSQLKKCHEVPTNINHPHVFHLSSPYCPLHEQVLARRMVKRGNKVVVQVLVKWTGIDVYQATWEYVSELQHRFPSF, via the exons ATGGCTACAGATATCAGAGACTTCATCAACAAATATGATGTGTGCCAAAGACATAAGTATTATGTTGCTGCCTCTCCTGGCCTATTGCAACCATTACCTGTTCCTGATGGGGTATGGACTGACATCTGTTTAGATTTCATTGAAGGATTGCCTAGATCCCATGGTAAGGACGTCATTTTGGTTGTTCTTGATAAACTTAGCAA TCCTTATGAGATTTTATATGGCCAGAAACCACCTCTTCATCTTCTCTATCTAGCTGGTGAAGTTGTTTTAGAAATGGTTGATAGATCTTTGGCTGCTAGGGAGGCAATCATCCATCTTCTGAAGTTCCATCTATTAAGAGCACA GCAGGTGTTTGTCGCTACTAGACCATTTAACAAGCTTGATGTCAAGTACTATGGCCCTTATCCTATTATTTCTAAGATTGAAACCATTGCCTACAAGCTGCTCATTCCTGCTGATGTTCTGATTCATCCTACTTTCCATGTCTCTCAATTGAAGAAATGCCATGAAGTTCCTACCAACATCAATCACCCTCATGTATTTCATCTCTCTAGTCCTTACTGTCCATTACATGAACAAGTGTTAGCTAGGAGGATGGTGAAGAGAGGCAATAAAGTTGTGGTACAAGTGCTGGTCAAATGGACAGGCATTGATGTCTATCAAGCTACTTGGGAATATGTCTCTGAGCTGCAACATCGATTTCCTTCCTTCTAG
- the LOC107806517 gene encoding GDSL esterase/lipase At4g01130-like → MRPLLRLSLWSSIMVVWFLLIATTTNLVENKCAFEAIFNFGDLNTDTGGFYAAFPSQSSPYGMTYFKKPVGRSSDGRVIIDFFAQALGLPFVSPYLQSIGSDYRHGVNFATISSTVLLPQSSLFVSGVSPFSLEIQLRQMKEFKVKVDELQSKGNSNLPSPNIFGKSLYTFNIGQNDFTDDLARIGISGVKQYLPKVVSQITSTIKG, encoded by the exons ATGAGGCCATTATTAAGACTGAGCTTATGGTCTTCAATAATGGTGGTCTGGTTTCTTTTAATAGCAACTACTACTAATTTGGTAGAAAACAAATGTGCATTTGAGGCTATTTTTAATTTTGGAGACTTAAATACTGATACAGGTGGATTTTATGCAGCTTTCCCATCTCAGAGTTCTCCTTATGGAATGACTTATTTCAAAAAACCAGTCGGACGGTCAAGTGATGGCAGAGTCATAAttgatttttttg CTCAAGCATTAGGTTTGCCATTTGTAAGTCCATATTTGCAATCAATTGGATCAGATTACAGACATGGTGTCAACTTTGCAACAATATCATCTACAGTGCTCTTGCCACAATCTTCATTATTTGTATCTGGAGTTAGCCCATTTTCTCTTGAAATTCAGCTTCGACAAATGAAAGAATTTAAGGTTAAAGTCGATGAACTTCAAAGTAAAG GGAATAGTAATCTGCCTTCCCCGAACATATTTGGGAAGTCACTTTATACATTCAACATAGGTCAGAATGATTTCACTGATGATTTGGCAAGAATAGGAATAAGTGGAGTGAAGCAATACTTACCCAAAGTAGTTTCCCAAATTACTAGCACCATCAAG GGTTAA
- the LOC107806519 gene encoding GDSL esterase/lipase At4g01130-like — translation MKLFRMSLWSSLMVVCFLLIATSNLVESKCAFEAIFNFGDSNTDTGGFYAAFPSQGSPYGMTYFKKPVGRPTDGRVIVDFLAQALGYPFLSPYLQSIDSDYKHGANFATSASTVLLPQTSLFVSGVSPFSLEIQLRQMKEFKVKVDELQSKGNTNLPSPDIFGKSLYTFYIGQNDFTGNLARIGISGVKQYLPKVVSQITSTIEEIYGLGGRTFLVLNLAPIGCYPMFLVELPHENSDIDQFGCLISYNNAVVDYNNMLKEALTQIRKQLSDANVVYVDTNAVLLELFQHPTSQGLKYGTKACCGQGGGAYNFNQQLFCGNTKQINGQILTATACEDPYNYVSWDGIHATEAANKFTTYAILNGSYFDPPFSLQKFCDIQPIG, via the exons ATGAAGCTATTTAGAATGAGTTTGTGGTCTTCATTAATGGTGGTTTGTTTTCTATTAATAGCAACTTCTAATTTGGTGGAAAGCAAATGTGCATTTGAGGCTATTTTTAATTTTGGGGATTCAAATACTGATACTGGTGGATTTTATGCTGCTTTCCCATCTCAGGGTTCTCCTTATGGAATGACTTATTTCAAAAAACCAGTCGGACGTCCAACTGATGGCAGAGTCATAGTTGATTTTCTTG CTCAAGCATTAGGTTATCCATTTTTGAGTCCATATTTGCAATCAATTGACTCAGATTACAAACATGGTGCCAACtttgcaacatcagcatccacAGTACTCTTGCCACAAACTTCATTGTTTGTATCTGGAGTTAGCCCCTTTTCTCTTGAAATTCAGCTCAGACAAATGAAGGAATTTAAGGTTAAAGTCGATGAACTTCAGAGTAAAG GGAACACTAATCTGCCTTCCCCAGACATATTTGGGAAGTCACTTTATACATTTTACATAGGTCAGAATGATTTCACTGGCAATTTGGCAAGAATAGGAATAAGTGGAGTGAAGCAATACTTACCTAAAGTAGTTTCCCAAATTACTAGCACCATCGAG GAAATCTATGGATTAGGAGGAAGAACATTTTTGGTACTTAACCTTGCACCAATTGGATGTTACCCAATGTTTCTAGTGGAGCTACCTCATGAGAATTCAGACATTGATCAATTTGGATGCTTGATATCATACAACAATGCAGTGGTGGATTATAACAATATGCTTAAAGAAGCATTGACACAAATCAGAAAACAACTTTCAGATGCAAATGTAGTTTATGTGGACACTAATGCTGTGCTCTTGGAGCTTTTCCAACACCCCACTTCTCAGG GGTTAAAATATGGAACCAAAGCATGTTGTGGGCAAGGAGGTGGTGCCTACAACTTCAACCAGCAACTATTCTGTGGAAATACCAAACAGATAAATGGACAAATATTGACAGCCACAGCTTGTGAGGATCCATACAATTATGTAAGCTGGGATGGGATACATGCCACAGAAGCAGCAAACAAATTCACTACATATGCCATTCTCAATGGTTCTTATTTTGATCCTCCATTTTCACTGCAAAAATTCTGTGATATTCAACCTATCGGTTGA
- the LOC107806523 gene encoding eukaryotic translation initiation factor 1A, with amino-acid sequence MPKNKGKGGKNRKRGKNEADDEKRELVFKEDGQEYAQVLRMLGNGRCEAMCIDGTKRLCHIRGKMHKKVWIATGDIILVGLRDYQDDKADVILKYMPDEARLLKAYGELPENTRLNEGITGGLDEEEEGGGDDYIEFEDEDIDKI; translated from the exons ATGCCGAAGAACAAGGGTAAGGGAGGTAAGAACAGGAAGAGAGGAAAGAACGAAGCTGACGATGAAAAAAGAGAGCTTGTTTTCAAAGAAGATGGACAGGAATATGCTCAGGTTTTACGTATGCTTGGTAATGGACGTTGTGAAGCTATGTGTATTGATGGAACAAAGCGTCTTTGTCATATACGTGGTAAGATGCATAAAAAAGTTTGGATCGCTACTGGTGACATCATCCTTGTTGGTCTTCGTGATTATCAG GATGACAAAGCTGATGTGATCTTGAAGTACATGCCTGACGAGGCCAGGTTATTGAAGGCATATGGAGAGTTGCCAGAGAACACAAGACTTAATGAGGGCATTACTGGTGGGctggatgaagaagaagagggcGGTGGTGATGACTACATTGAGTTTGAGGATGAAGACATTGACAAAATCTAA